The genome window tatatatatatatatatatatatatatatatatatatatatatatatataccgtaCCAATATTCAAATTTAAATTCTTCAAAAACATAATTATATAAGTCTTAAATTATGGTGGGTCCCAAAATGAATTAACCAAATATATAAACTCCCAGGCTAACTTAACGATGGGCCTGAATTTTTCAAGAAAGGATACtgccagtatatatatatatttttaaaatatattgttAAAAATAACTAAATAAGAAACTCTTTTACAAATCCCTCAAAGAAGCCTTTCTGGCAGCACATCTAAAAGATGTCAAAACCTCATTCCATATACTTATGCCACAAGAGTGGCGTCTAGAAACTAACCTTATGCCCTTCCCATTTTTTGTTAATGTTGTTGCAGAAGAAAAGTCCCAATACTTCAAATAAATAAACTAAAGCCATTCCAATAGCCTTTGTGGCGATTAACTAAACGGGTACAAGCCTCCCAACTAGTGAAATTTATGTGCCACAGGTCGGAAGTCCAAAATTtgatctatttatttattttccttcttttctttaattttgatcaacaaaataatattaacaATAATTAATCAAAAGTATCTTTTCTAACGGCAGATGTAGAAAAGGAGGTTAAATCCCAGATTCCTTTTGCCGTAAGAAAAAAATAGCGCTTCAAGGGTTCTAACTCAACACCGATTTGTAATTCCTTTTCTTCTTTCctctttatttttcttacaaaaaaaaaattattgatacatcataggAAGAATGAATAGATAAACTTAAGACTTCGATAGCCTTTAGCGAGAACAAATCTCAGTTGAGTGCAAGCTCTCAAATTCTTAACTTGTCGTAAAGAGGTGTTAGCCAAAGAAGTTCATAGTTAATCTACTTTGTTTTTTGGTTAAAAAAATAAACTGATTTACCAAATATTAAAATAATCACAAAAAATCAATAGCAGCCTTTTATGGCCTTTTCCTGGCCACATATTCCAAACGGCGATCAGACCTCCAATTTGGAATTACGGGATAGACTTCGTAGAAGCAATGAATTTGAACATGAATCTTTTTGTTTTACCCTTCAAGACGTCTTAATGATTTAATATAGGCTTTTGATAGCAATTGTTAGAACCAAATTACTTTAAAGATAAACAATCTTATCTTTTACTCAAAATCTAtcatgtcaaatcatcaaaaataaATACTAGATGCGGAAACGTACCTGAATCCATCATAACGACTCGAATTCTTCAGTCTAGCGGTTAGTAGTCttccaaatcaatacataagccGTAATCACCTTCCTAATGATGGAATGATAGAAAGAAAACCCTACGTCTGATTTGAGGGCCATAACCCTATTAATAGATGCACAAGTTTATGTATTTCTAATTTAGCCCATCATTAAATTTGAAACTACATCCGGATATCTACACATAAAATCACATACTTTAGAAGGTGTCTTATAAACCCATTTAACTTTAAAACCTTAAAAAGATCACTTTCAATTTGCGTCAACCTTTTAACTAACAACTAATATacaattatttttaatataaaatatatgtgcAAGTCCATATATTCTTACACGTACAACATCTAATTCGTTGATAACCTTTTTTAGTATTTTCTTCCTTGTATAGAGACTCCATGTGTCACTGAGATCTAATAATGCCAAAATAAGTTCTTGAAATGTGAAAGCGCAGACTACATGTGAACGCGTATAAGGACTCTATAATAGAGAGTTTGATTAATAAAAGTACTTGATTCTTCATATGGTACGGTATAGAGATGCACATTGAATGATTGACTATCGTACGATTTTTAATTTCAGCTTGTTTACTGATAGCTCCTTATCAATTAATTACTTATTAAGGTAGTCGTAATACATAACGAGTGGACttcatctttttttcttttttagggggcttttctttcttttgtcccTTTCGATTCATCTAGACCAAAATAACGACAAATATACAAGTTATCCATGTTGGAAACTATTAACATTgtcttaaatatttaaatttaaaaacgagTTAAGCAATTATAGTTGGTGGTATCAGGTACGGGTATACATAGACcaggttggttcggatttttcaattatcaaatcaaaccaatggtgtcggatttttaaatttataaaccaaaccaaaccaacctcGTCGGGTTTTtgaatctcgatttttctcgaattttttgggttttcggatttttttcgGTAAAgttttcatagcataaaatatgtaacttgtactccaaaatatttcttaagtcctagtaaatacaactatataatatattttccaagaaactaacacaataatatgagataagtcatagcattatactaaaatattaaataacaaatataaaataataaaattacataaaataaatattgctaattaataagccataataaaaattaacataatttaaaaatactatataggtcatgctaaaataagtatagctaataagtactaatattaattacataactaagtactaaagaaaaagataaactaagttatgcattttcattataaaccaatgtaaaagtaaaataattatccaacgctattgtcattcctagtattgaattgaattttttttgttagcattagtattgatttgaactttgttagagttactacatttatgggctttaaaatttatttaccgttcaagaatgttaagtctaaacttgaaataatacgttaaaagataaaactgtgaaaaagtttaagaaatatttataaattatattacaataaatatttatatgtattaaatatttttaaaaattatataaatgtactatcggattggtttggtttcggtttgactttttttagttaaaaccaaataaaactaattatggtcgggttttattttctaataccaaaccaaaccacatCAGGTTTTTGTTTccggtttgactcgaattattGATTTGGTGCAGTTTATCGGTTTTCTCTGTACACCCTAGTTGGTGGATACGATTAGTGCCTCTTGTCTATTGAATTTCATATTGGGCATGAATCACTTAATATTTTGATATAAATTAACTTAAAATCGTTTTACGTTTCTTCAAGAGGTCATTTATAAATTAAGGGGAAAAAGTGAAAGGGTAAATTTTCTCGGGGATATAATGATGAAAAGCAAAGCAATAATTCAGGTAAATAACATAGAAAATAAAGAAATCGATTAACACGTCTTCACTGAATATTCAGTTAGTGTGGAAAGCTTATCACTAGAGTCAAGACAGTGAAGCCAGTCTCTTTATAGGATCTATGCCTTGACCTTGAAGCCCAGATATAATTGTCtgttttgtgggggggggggggggggggggaaggggaaGGTGGGGTTTCATTGTTAATCAGAAACACGGCTTAAGTTGTCTGGTCGAACTGCATATATATATAAGAGAGGAAATATTAGAGTGCAAGAGAGAGTATAAGCAAAAGAAATCAAATTAAGAAAACcaagagagaatatatatagGTATTCCAAAGAAAATGGTGAGAACTCCTTGTGTTGACAAGCATGGAATTAAAAGAGGCGAATGGAGTAAAGAAGAAGACAACAAACTAAGAGCTTTTGTGGAAAAAAATGGTCATCCGAATTGGCGCCAATTGCCTAAATATGCTGGTTAGTAGATagtgtagtatatatatatatatatatatatatggagccccaaaattcttttattttttctttctgaAAGTTCTTATTTCTTTTAGGATATTTTTCAGGTCTAATGAGATGTGGGAAAAGCTGCAGACTGAGATGGATGAATTACTTGAGGCCCGGTTTGAAGAGAGGCAATTATAGCAATGAAGAAGAGGAGCTCATTATTAAATTACACAATGAACTTGGAAACAGGTAGAAATTACATTTGATTAAACTAAGTTAtactattacattttgaagtacACCTACTATAAATTAAATGTTCTAAACATAGTATTCAAATCTTGCAGATGGTCAGCCATAGCTGCAAAATTACCAGGAAGATCGGACAACGATATCAAAAACCAATGGCATGCTCATCTTAAGAAACGTGCGAATATAATAAATACCAATTCATCAACGTCAACAGAGCAATTTTCTGAATCTTCACAGTCTGTAGAATCTCAAAATGAACACTCTTCTAATTATAAAGTTTCAGAACAGGAAGCTGGCTGTGATATGAAAGAGTTGCAATCTGCTAGTGTTAATGCCGTTGACACTTCAGTAGAGGTTACATCAACTGATTTATATTCGAGTTGTTCCCTTTTAAATGGAATGGATTGGATTGAAGAAGATCATATCAGGTCAATGGAAAAATTTCCAGCAGATTTCTTGAACTTTTGTTGGACAAATCCCATCGACAATTTTCAGACAGAACCCTTTGACAATTTTCAGACAGAACCCT of Nicotiana tomentosiformis chromosome 7, ASM39032v3, whole genome shotgun sequence contains these proteins:
- the LOC138895109 gene encoding transcription factor MYB10-like → MVRTPCVDKHGIKRGEWSKEEDNKLRAFVEKNGHPNWRQLPKYAGLMRCGKSCRLRWMNYLRPGLKRGNYSNEEEELIIKLHNELGNRWSAIAAKLPGRSDNDIKNQWHAHLKKRANIINTNSSTSTEQFSESSQSVESQNEHSSNYKVSEQEAGCDMKELQSASVNAVDTSVEVTSTDLYSSCSLLNGMDWIEEDHIRSMEKFPADFLNFCWTNPIDNFQTEPFDNFQTEPLDHFWRQPFF